One genomic region from Synergistaceae bacterium encodes:
- a CDS encoding BMC domain-containing protein yields VEAVKGGITTVIITGEVAAVKAGVEAAKAALVKIGIQPRTHVIARIAEGTALMINSQAINFKDRKGPGLITGKPTLKQKSPLINQRVSGVQAYSSPEKMTMQELRSYARKIGLPDSKVRVAKKDKLLKLVNKFIVEGKEE; encoded by the coding sequence GTGTAGAGGCGGTTAAGGGAGGTATCACTACAGTTATTATCACGGGTGAGGTTGCTGCAGTTAAAGCAGGTGTGGAAGCAGCAAAAGCTGCCCTCGTAAAGATAGGGATCCAGCCAAGGACACATGTGATTGCTAGGATCGCAGAAGGTACTGCTTTAATGATCAATTCTCAAGCCATAAATTTCAAAGATAGAAAAGGACCTGGTCTTATTACTGGGAAACCAACACTTAAACAGAAGTCACCACTGATAAATCAACGGGTTTCTGGCGTACAGGCATATTCTTCTCCCGAAAAAATGACGATGCAGGAATTGCGCTCTTATGCGAGAAAGATAGGGCTACCAGATTCTAAAGTTAGAGTAGCAAAAAAAGATAAATTGCTAAAGCTTGTAAATAAATTTATCGTTGAAGGAAAAGAGGAATAG